In Acidimicrobiales bacterium, a single genomic region encodes these proteins:
- a CDS encoding glutamate synthase subunit beta: MGDPRGFIKHDRLLPDRRAVPVRLRDWKEVYEPFSEEHLQTQASRCMDCGIPFCNDGCPLGNLIPDWNDLIWNGHWREAIERLHATNNFPEFTGRLCPAPCEGACVLGIDEPPVTIKQVEVSIVDRAWDEGWIIPLIPAENTGRRVAVVGSGPAGLAAAQQLTRAGHNVVVFERADRIGGLLRYGIPEFKMEKRHLDRRLAQMEAEGTEFRTNTSVGVDLAVESLISDFDAIVLACGSTQWRDLPIPGRELTGIHQAMEYLPGSNRVQEGDLDGSPIDAEGRDVIVIGGGDTGADCLGTALRQGARSIHQFEIMPRPPDERPDANPWPTWPMIYRVSSAHEEGGVREFSINTSEFVGADGALTALRTHRVAQVFADGRMSFEPVEGTERDFPADLVFLAMGFTGPERNDLLDGLGVELDVRGTVARDDDFRTSVENVYVCGDMGRGQSLIVWAIAEGRSCAAAVDRALSGSSHLPAAITPSAAPLR, encoded by the coding sequence ATGGGTGATCCACGGGGTTTCATCAAACATGACCGACTTCTACCGGACCGTCGGGCGGTGCCAGTACGCCTACGCGATTGGAAGGAGGTCTACGAGCCATTTTCTGAGGAGCACCTGCAGACCCAGGCCAGCCGATGCATGGACTGCGGAATCCCGTTCTGCAATGACGGCTGCCCGCTAGGCAACCTCATTCCGGACTGGAACGACTTGATCTGGAACGGCCACTGGCGCGAGGCAATCGAACGGCTGCACGCCACCAACAATTTTCCGGAGTTCACCGGTCGCCTCTGTCCGGCCCCGTGCGAGGGTGCTTGTGTTCTGGGAATCGACGAACCACCAGTCACCATCAAGCAGGTCGAGGTCTCGATCGTGGACCGGGCGTGGGACGAAGGCTGGATTATTCCGCTTATTCCCGCCGAGAACACCGGACGCCGTGTGGCAGTGGTCGGTTCCGGCCCCGCTGGCCTAGCAGCGGCACAACAGCTCACCCGGGCCGGACACAACGTCGTCGTATTCGAGCGGGCGGATCGTATTGGTGGCCTGCTCCGGTACGGCATCCCCGAGTTCAAGATGGAGAAGCGCCATCTGGACCGACGTCTGGCCCAGATGGAGGCCGAAGGCACCGAGTTCCGAACCAATACGTCGGTGGGTGTCGACCTGGCAGTGGAGTCCCTGATTAGCGATTTCGATGCAATCGTTCTGGCTTGTGGGTCTACCCAGTGGCGAGACCTGCCCATTCCCGGGCGGGAACTCACTGGAATCCACCAGGCCATGGAATACCTGCCGGGCTCTAACCGGGTCCAGGAGGGCGACCTAGACGGTAGTCCGATCGATGCCGAGGGCCGTGACGTCATCGTCATAGGCGGAGGCGATACCGGCGCCGACTGCCTTGGGACCGCCCTGCGCCAAGGCGCCCGGTCGATACACCAGTTCGAGATCATGCCCCGACCGCCCGACGAGCGTCCCGACGCCAACCCTTGGCCAACATGGCCAATGATCTACCGGGTGTCGTCGGCTCACGAGGAGGGCGGCGTTCGGGAGTTTTCCATTAACACATCCGAGTTCGTGGGCGCCGATGGGGCACTCACCGCCCTTCGCACCCATCGTGTGGCGCAGGTATTCGCCGATGGACGGATGTCCTTCGAGCCAGTCGAGGGCACGGAACGGGACTTCCCGGCAGATCTTGTGTTCCTCGCCATGGGCTTCACTGGCCCGGAGCGCAACGACCTCCTAGACGGTCTCGGCGTGGAGCTCGACGTAAGGGGCACTGTGGCTCGTGACGATGACTTCCGCACCTCGGTTGAGAACGTCTACGTATGTGGCGATATGGGACGTGGCCAATCCCTGATCGTGTGGGCTATTGCCGAGGGTCGATCTTGTGCAGCCGCGGTAGATCGCGCTCTGTCGGGCTCATCGCACCTGCCGGCAGCCATCACACCCAGCGCCGCCCCCCTTCGCTGA
- a CDS encoding glycosyltransferase produces the protein MSAGQGLRAVDGVHLVLVHRNRGATCRDTLDRFLDPATRGSTGLAITVVDNGSDPLELALLRKDLPDCVEVIETGVNLGFGPGANVGLKRWLHSDSEICLVAPDDARPADGTVEALVARLRAHPEAGLACADVGDGQVPRVQPWLGPISEPATSIDGLIEGDGYRWETADYPHGTLMALRRGCVAQIGLFDERYFAYCEEADLGLRARAAGWTVGLVRGALVDNPESNTDASAIDHLMVRNTLLLLRVHFGVVNMVFRIGVVLAEHVLGWWRPTVRGPYHSGRARFRAVLDASTGRFGPPPGV, from the coding sequence ATGTCCGCTGGTCAGGGCCTTCGGGCCGTGGATGGCGTTCACCTCGTCCTGGTCCATCGGAATCGCGGTGCAACCTGTCGCGACACTCTCGACCGGTTCCTCGATCCGGCGACCAGAGGTAGCACGGGTCTTGCCATAACCGTGGTGGACAATGGCTCAGATCCTCTAGAACTTGCGTTGCTTCGAAAGGATTTGCCCGACTGCGTAGAGGTGATCGAGACGGGAGTCAACCTGGGCTTCGGCCCCGGTGCCAACGTCGGCCTGAAGCGTTGGCTGCATTCGGACTCCGAGATCTGCCTGGTGGCTCCCGATGACGCCCGGCCAGCCGATGGGACAGTCGAAGCCCTCGTCGCCCGATTACGGGCCCATCCTGAGGCCGGACTGGCGTGCGCCGACGTGGGCGACGGACAGGTACCCCGAGTCCAACCGTGGCTCGGTCCGATCAGCGAACCAGCAACCTCGATAGACGGTCTAATCGAGGGAGACGGGTATCGATGGGAGACTGCCGATTATCCCCATGGAACCCTCATGGCGCTCCGGCGGGGATGCGTAGCCCAGATCGGTCTGTTCGATGAGCGCTACTTTGCCTATTGCGAGGAAGCCGACCTCGGGCTGCGGGCCCGGGCGGCCGGTTGGACGGTGGGCCTCGTGAGGGGCGCTCTGGTCGATAACCCGGAAAGCAACACCGATGCATCGGCCATCGACCATCTGATGGTTCGAAACACGCTGCTTCTGCTGCGGGTTCACTTCGGGGTGGTCAACATGGTGTTCCGAATCGGTGTGGTACTGGCCGAACATGTGCTCGGCTGGTGGAGGCCCACTGTTCGAGGGCCGTACCACTCAGGCCGGGCCCGCTTCCGGGCCGTCCTCGATGCCTCCACCGGTCGTTTCGGCCCACCACCCGGCGTCTGA
- a CDS encoding alpha/beta fold hydrolase has protein sequence MADPQVSPDVLLVHGFGTSFAATWRHNGWVDLLADAGRGVIGVDLLGHGTAPKPTDPEDYRDLESHVLAVLPGDPVDAVGFSAGAMTVLWLAAHHPERFRRIVVAGVGANLFERDPARGQAIAEAVRTGTADDPELRYFADLPEVGGVDPDARAALAAFMSRPDHRAFTPHLLARLTVPVLVVLGDRDFAGPADPLIDALPDATLCNLRGVDHFATPKDFGFLDAALSFLDAQPL, from the coding sequence GTGGCTGATCCGCAGGTGTCTCCCGACGTACTTCTGGTGCACGGCTTCGGGACGTCGTTTGCCGCCACCTGGCGCCATAACGGCTGGGTCGACCTTCTCGCCGATGCGGGTCGTGGGGTCATTGGCGTCGATCTCCTTGGGCATGGCACGGCCCCAAAGCCGACCGACCCGGAGGACTATCGGGATCTTGAGAGCCACGTGTTGGCGGTCCTTCCAGGTGATCCAGTGGACGCTGTGGGCTTTTCAGCCGGTGCCATGACAGTGCTCTGGCTGGCCGCCCACCATCCAGAACGGTTTCGCCGGATCGTGGTGGCTGGGGTAGGGGCCAACCTGTTCGAGCGCGACCCCGCCCGGGGCCAGGCCATTGCCGAAGCGGTCCGTACCGGCACCGCCGACGATCCCGAGTTGCGCTATTTCGCCGACCTACCCGAGGTCGGGGGGGTCGATCCCGATGCCCGTGCCGCGCTGGCTGCATTCATGAGCCGCCCAGACCATCGGGCCTTCACCCCCCACCTACTTGCCCGGCTGACCGTGCCCGTCCTTGTGGTCCTGGGTGACCGAGACTTTGCTGGCCCGGCAGATCCATTGATTGATGCACTTCCGGATGCCACGCTGTGCAACCTGCGGGGCGTGGACCACTTCGCCACACCCAAGGACTTCGGGTTCTTGGACGCCGCCCTCAGTTTCCTGGACGCCCAGCCCCTTTAG
- a CDS encoding DUF2142 domain-containing protein encodes MAPQRLLLAVGLPLGLLICLMSPAWTGYDEFTHFARVVDMANGNLEPGPEPEGTGSVIPVAHREATTQIFMDHQAGRAPWTVTSIRGLLDHRPDGQVEFIDTRPTSASTPVAYLPAALGSLLPVAIDAPGIVVLWAGRVVSLLAYLALAWWAIRSAAAFRWSLTAAALVPLNLALAASVSPDGFTVAAVLMAVSLWTRVEADETIILPSLVLPMALLALAKPPYFLILGLFPLSAVLDRSRIRVRAALIAGGALTVGLATTLARSSENYQAATTTMIRQIEYQPSVQRDRLLGDLPGFVWATVDTWISEYRFYVQGWFRQLGFWEADLPGVVPWVLVGLVLLSLLALDGDDLRSFRGARRGLMAGGVGLLLVAIYAASYVYFTDLVSYRHIGLQMARYSAPLAILAFVSWMPRMLAPVADSVVSRVGRQWAVAAVAGVPVVAVGASIITWLWTGANTPLG; translated from the coding sequence ATGGCGCCCCAGCGACTCCTTCTGGCCGTTGGCCTTCCATTAGGTCTCCTGATCTGCCTCATGTCGCCGGCGTGGACTGGCTACGACGAGTTCACACACTTCGCCCGGGTCGTTGATATGGCCAACGGCAATTTGGAACCGGGACCCGAACCGGAAGGCACCGGGTCAGTCATCCCAGTGGCGCACCGGGAGGCCACTACCCAGATCTTCATGGATCACCAGGCCGGTCGTGCACCGTGGACGGTCACCTCTATCCGAGGATTATTGGACCATCGACCTGACGGCCAGGTGGAATTCATCGACACGAGGCCCACCTCCGCTTCGACCCCCGTGGCCTACCTCCCAGCCGCCCTCGGTTCCCTGCTCCCCGTAGCGATAGATGCGCCAGGCATCGTCGTCCTCTGGGCCGGACGGGTCGTGTCGCTTCTGGCATACCTGGCACTCGCCTGGTGGGCGATTCGGTCCGCGGCAGCGTTCCGCTGGAGCCTCACCGCGGCGGCTCTCGTGCCGCTCAATCTGGCATTGGCCGCGTCGGTGTCACCGGACGGGTTCACAGTGGCTGCCGTGTTGATGGCAGTCTCATTGTGGACCCGCGTGGAAGCCGACGAGACGATCATCCTCCCCTCCCTGGTCCTGCCCATGGCTCTATTGGCGCTGGCCAAGCCTCCCTACTTTCTGATCCTGGGACTGTTCCCACTGTCCGCTGTACTGGACCGGAGCCGGATACGAGTGCGGGCGGCACTCATTGCAGGGGGTGCACTGACTGTCGGTCTGGCCACCACGCTGGCCCGATCCTCGGAGAACTATCAAGCTGCCACCACCACGATGATTCGGCAGATCGAATACCAACCATCCGTGCAGCGGGACCGCCTTCTGGGAGACCTGCCGGGTTTCGTATGGGCCACTGTCGACACGTGGATATCCGAGTACCGCTTTTACGTACAGGGCTGGTTCCGGCAGTTGGGGTTCTGGGAAGCCGACCTTCCCGGGGTGGTCCCGTGGGTGCTGGTCGGGCTAGTTCTGTTGTCCCTCCTGGCTCTCGACGGCGACGACCTTCGATCGTTCCGTGGTGCCCGCCGTGGTCTGATGGCCGGGGGAGTGGGCCTCCTTCTGGTGGCCATCTACGCGGCGAGCTACGTGTACTTCACCGACCTGGTGAGCTACAGACACATCGGCCTCCAAATGGCCAGATATTCGGCGCCGCTGGCCATCCTGGCATTTGTGTCCTGGATGCCCCGAATGCTTGCCCCGGTCGCAGACTCCGTCGTGAGTCGGGTGGGTCGTCAGTGGGCAGTGGCTGCGGTTGCCGGGGTTCCCGTGGTGGCGGTAGGCGCCTCGATAATCACCTGGCTCTGGACGGGCGCAAACACGCCTCTGGGATGA